AGCCAGAATCGGTTACATGCCGGAGCACGCTACCCTCTGGGAATTCTTAACTCCAGTCCAAACCCTCGACATTATCGCTGACGCCTTCAGAATTCCAAAGGCCGAGAAGGAAAGGAGGATTAACGAGCTTCTCGACATGGTTGGACTCAAGGACGTTAGGAACAAGAAGGTTGGCAAGTTCTCTAAAGGAATGCGCCAGAGGCTTCTCCTCGCTCAGGCGTTAATCAACGACCCGGAGCTTTTAATCCTCGACGAGCCCATGACGGGCCTCGACCCAAAGGGCATCGCCGAGTTCAAGGAGGTCATTAGAGAGCAGAGAAAGGCTGGAAAAACCGTCTTCTTCTCGAGTCATATTCTGGCCCACGTTGAGGAGGTCTGTGATACGGTGGGTGTTATTGTTAAGGGCAGGCTAATCCTTGAGGACAGCATTGAGAACATAAAGCGTGAATTCCTGAGGAAGGCCGGTTACACGATTATCATTGAGACCAATAAGCCGGTTGACTGGAGTTCCGCTAAGTGGAGCGTGACTCCCCTCGGTGGGAACAAGTATCGCGTCGTTGCCCCGGATGACATAAGGGAAGAGTTGCACGACTTCGTGGCTTCTCAAGGGGCAAAAATCCTGACGATGCAGGTGAAGGAGCCAAGCTTGGAAGAGATATTCCTAAAACTCGTAGAGTAGCTCATTTTATTTTCAAACTTCTCAATTTTGTTCAGTAAACTTTTTAGGTTTGAACTTAAAATCCGAATGGGTGTTGAACTGAATGCTACTTCCAATGCACATATTTGTGGCTTATCTCATAGGGCTTTGGAGGAACTGGAACCGAAAACTCCTCGGGTTATTTGTAATAGCGAATTCTGC
This DNA window, taken from Thermococcus sp., encodes the following:
- a CDS encoding ABC transporter ATP-binding protein, which codes for MIVVENLVKTYKDVRALDGLNLKVPRGVVYGFLGPNGAGKSTTILSLLGLVFPQKGRIELLGEEVFRNGKFDEKKLVEAKARIGYMPEHATLWEFLTPVQTLDIIADAFRIPKAEKERRINELLDMVGLKDVRNKKVGKFSKGMRQRLLLAQALINDPELLILDEPMTGLDPKGIAEFKEVIREQRKAGKTVFFSSHILAHVEEVCDTVGVIVKGRLILEDSIENIKREFLRKAGYTIIIETNKPVDWSSAKWSVTPLGGNKYRVVAPDDIREELHDFVASQGAKILTMQVKEPSLEEIFLKLVE